GTAATATTtcagtccacacctgaagttctGAGACGAACCATAACCTGTTACTTTTCTTTCTCCTGAATACTGAACATTCAACTTTAACTATTTCACTTAAAGCTgttgttttgtcatttgtaaCTTCTAAGTATTTTCAAAGGTAAACCTCAGACCTGCTTGCATCCATGGCAGTAATAATCATGCAGCATTTTCTAGCAGAAGGGGCATAGATCTAGGAGCCATTTTCAACTAATGCTTGTGTTTGCACCTCCGACACCATGTGGTGCATTTGTGTTTTGCTTTACCAATGAAGTGTAGAAGTAAAACTAAAGCAGGTACAGGTGCTAAAGGCTGCTGCATATAAGAAACTTTTATGATGTCGATTTGCCACTGTATAGTATGCTGCTTTTGTGTATGTGAAGGTTAATTTGTTCTGTTTTCACATGTATTTTGTTTGATGGACACTGACAATCTGTATTGGtgagataaaataaatgaagggataaataagctttaaaaaaaaaaaaaaaacaactcaaaaattATGTTATCGATAACGCTGAAATGTTTTGTTGCCATGATTGCATTAATAACATAGATTTGATCATAAGATGCCTATACGTTTGTGATTTATCAGACTTGTAGCTCTGCAATATGTCTTGCTTGTCTCCTCAGGATTATATTAAAGGCCATGGGATATTATGAAAAAGCTCTTACAATGATCAAGAATGTAAATTTTAACACAAATTCACTTCTTTATAGATTTACAAAGCGAGTCGAGACGgtttgtcataaaaaaaaaaaaaaaaaaaaagtatgaaaatttgGGAAACAATGGGTAAAATAGTCGCTACAGGGTGCAACTGAAATAGTGTAAATTGACAGAAATAATGGAACTATGACGTTTCTGCAGGTTTCACCCAGCTGTTTTCATACAGATAAATGGAGATGATTAGCATGATAATGGAAAATAATTGTCATTCACTCAAGTACTTGTAATGAGGTGGTTGTGTAATAGCTGTGAGAGGCCTATTGGCATTGTGATCTCAGTGATGGCTTTACCTTGATGTTATTGGAATCTGTGAGGAACATGGTGAGACGATCAATGCCCATCCCCCATCCAGCTGTTGGTGGGAGTCCATATTCGAGTGCGTTGCAGAAGGTCTCATCAACGAACATGGCTTCATCATCACCCTCGGCTTTGGCCTGAAAGAAGTTCAATTACATATATCAACTCACATCATCATCCAAAAAAAGGGTCAGAATACACCAGAGGACAGGTCAGTAGTCAAGTTAAATCACTTCAGTCTTTCATACAAACCTTGGCTTGTTGTTCGAAAAGCTCCCTCTGTCTAATCGGATCGTTCAACTCAGTGTATGCATTGCAGATTTCCTTCTTCATCACAAAGAGCTCAAAACGCTCTGTGAGTCCTTTCTGTGATCGGTGCCTGAAACACATGAGTTCTGTGTCAGGATGAACCTGGGTATCACATTGGAAATCATTATTTTAAGCCTGAAAACTGTTCTCACCATTTTGCCAGAGGGCTCATGATTTGAGGATGGTCACAGATGTAGGTGGGGTTGATACAGGTGACCTCGAGGAAATCTCCAACCAGCTGAGAGAAAAAATAACCAAGTTATGACCTTAGATTAAATAACTACAACCATTTAAACATGAAGGTGAAGGTGATCAAAAGAAAACCTTGTCAAGGAGTCGGGCTGTGGTTCTGGGTGGAGGACATTCAACTCCTTTTTGGGTACAAAGATCATCAAAGAATTTCCGTGTCTCTGaagataaaataaagaaaaagaaaaggtcaGAGTTAAATTTCCATTACATGATCAAATCTAAACTGCTTTGGTAAGAAGGTGCATTATTTTTACTTTGAAAAGGGAAACGGTGAGGTTTTAGGAAGTATAATCATGCAGATTCAGTTAGGATTCTCACCATCAGAGTCGTAGGAGTCAGTTGGAGGGAATTTAACCCCCATGATCTTCTCCAGGTCATGGGTCATGCTCACTCTCCTGAAGGGTGGAGTGAAGTCGATCTCGTAGGCTTGTCCTTCAGGACCATCAGGATGATATGTGACTTTGTATCCTCCGGTGATGTGCTTCACCATTCCTGAAACCATATAAACGCTGAGTTAAAATAAAAGGATCTAAAATTCCATCATACATTTTTCACtgagaacacactgaaaaaaatagagCTGTGACGAACTTATGTTttgaataaatatattattaGAAGAACTGCTATGGTCTCTTAAAGCAATAAACCACTTTGAACAGACAGGCTTcaaccacaagaaaatgtcctcCAAGGTCTTTTACCATCTGAACAGGCTGTATCACACAAAACAGTCATGAAGTGTTTTTACAGATTGGGAACAAAGCAGAGTGTAAATCTGTCCAAGACTGAAGCACAATTTAAGACTTGAGATTATCTGACTGATTGCTACAGGTCTAGGATGGTTCTCTGATAAAAGGTTTAGAAAGACACTTAAGACTGAGAAACACTCCGAAAACCCTGAATATGAGCTGTTCAAAACACTACGGCTGGTTTCAGGTGTTTTATCCTGTGTCCTGATACTGTTCAGCTCTGCTGTCGATCTCACATCAACCACATCAGAGCCACCTGGTGGTGGGACTCACCTGTCTGAATCAGACCAAGTACTAGAAGTCTCACTTCACAAGTCAAATGTCACTTTCCAACCGTTCAGTTGCTTTTAATATTAGAGCATCACTGGTAAGACATCAAATGACTGCTTATTCTAAAAGTTGTTGTGGAACaacttatattttatatatatatatatatatatatatatatatatatatatatgtaaaaaacaaatattatgtGCACAAAATATGACTGATACGCCAGTGGACATTAAAAAAAGCTTGGTGATgtatcaagaaaaaaaagaataatttagtAAATCACATTTGGTGGAACTGATAAACTTAGCAACACCAAATTACTGTGAGCCTTAACTTTCTGAAACAGTTCTTTTCACAGAGAACGTTTATTGAGAATATGAACTTGGAGTAAAGGTTCCTCATACAGAGGATTGATGAGTCTTTAATTTAATACCATAAATATACCTATAGCCTGATGTAATGAATGATTACCAGCAAAACCtctgttactttttcaccacagAATGTGGCCACATCCTTTACAGCCCAGACATTAACATGGCATTCATTTGAGCCAGTTCATATCTCACGGATACTGAAACCGGTTCATCCACCGTACCCACATACACATTTTCTTTGTCCAATCTTCACACTTCACAGACTGTTGCACTCTGAGCCTGTCTGACCTTCCTGAAAACAATCCTCACTTAGTCTTTATTTCAGAATCCCACTGACAGCTCTATGCCTAACATTGTGTCAGAAGTAGGATCCTTGTCTGATTGGATCTGGGGCCAGTGATGGACGGTGACTGATTGTCCAGATCATCCCAGCCTCTACCTAACTGGACCTTGGAAATGAAGACTGACCAGTGTGGCCCCTGACTATCACCACTGGGATCCAAACAGAATTGGACCATGTCATGTCAAACAGCAAGAAATCAAATAAACTGCCttaaattcaataaaaataaaacaaataaaaaaaaaaaaaattggaattttgtTTCCCTATTGTCTGTTTTGGTCACCAAATTAGTCAATCAGGATTGAGTGAAAACAGCGTGAGGGGAACACACTTAGTTTAAGATGTGGGCGTACCTGGTACTTTTTAATGCTATTTACTTTAATGGGGTTGGAGTGGAAACGACCTGGATTGACGGCGCCAAATTGTGTCTGAAATGACACTGTACATCAGAATACATGGGACACAAAACGAATAAATCAAATCTGGGTGAAACATACTTCTCCAAatattttttggctttttttccttttttttttttaataaaaagaaaGTATTAATGATAAGTAAGCTATAAAAGACCTTAATGATTTGAGGAGGTACATTTAGCATGAGAAAACTGATGTACTTACAAGAGAAGAAAGAAGCAAAAGAAAATGTTAAATTATCTAACatacatttctaaaaaaaattataaaataaaagacaatatGTTGATGTTTTGGTAAACCACAAAAATCCAGTGACACCGACAGATGAGCTCACACAGAAGTCATACAGGAAGATACACTGTCATACAGATTCATGTCAACAGCTGAATGTATGGATGAAAGAGCCTTGCTTTCCTGAAAGAACTAAGCATAAGACCACTGAAAGTAGACGTAAGAAAACTAGAAgagagaaaaggggaaaaaaaggggaaaagtAGGTTCAGAACAAATCGGAAGGCACTGAATTAATACATGTCTGTATCATTGATCAAGGAAAGAAGCAATTTAAGGTTTTGCTGGTAATTTTCCATTATGTTATTAATAAGCCATTCTTATGAAAAACAGCAGCAGTCATGTTCCTCAAGGTGACAGAAGTGGATAGTTTGGGTAAAATATCTGACGCCAACCTTGGTCTGGAGACTTTATATCTCTTAAGGACAGAGGGGAGAGTAGAGTGACTTCTGCTCCAACCCGATAAGAGTCCACAATATTAAAAGGCAAATGAGTCTGACAAAAGGTAGAGAGCGTTAATTTGGCAACTGGATGATAAACTATTACTGTCCCACAGGGGGTTGTGCTTTTGGTAATAGTGGTATAAATTATTGTAATTTGTGTTTTATCAAAGTCAGGGGATTTCTGTTCATAGTCTGTGCACTATGGCGGAgtgataacccccccccccccccccccccccccaaaaaaaaaaaaaaaaaatcaatctggaTTTTTCTCTGTGTCATGGACAATTCATGATTTTAATCAATTCTGTTCCATCCCTATGAACTCCAAgacaaaacatttataactgttatTTACTAAATGTATACGTGATATATATGCAATAttgacaataaaaacaaagaaactattaatgcagtgttaaaaaaaaatcaaccaaacaaaaaaactgaaataaagcaCTACTATAGCCAATTCACACTAAATGTATTACAGCAGGTGGTACTTTGGTATTTCTGTTAAACATTAAAGGTCTTCTCTAACCTTAAAAGGACAGAGAGATCTTGATTTTAATTGTACAAATTTTTCAAGATTTTCAGAAAGAAAAATGTGGCTGATGAAACTAATTTAATATACTGCTCTAGtttgtgcaaaaagtgtttgtaTGCAGTTCTGTCTGGATAAATGTGAAAAAAGTGAGTGGCTGAGATGGATGTGTACTTGAGTAAAGCACAGGAACATATTAACTTTGCAGGACGAACCTTTGAAAAGTTCTGAAGGGTGTTGTTTGGTCAAAGTAAACAGTTTCTTGGGACTCACTTTTAATTTTACTACTTTTCTAAGTGACCATGCAGTTTTAAAGTCATGATTTCATTGCAAACATTTTACTGAATGCACATACATTCATGAGAAGTTACCTGAGAGGAGTTTCTCTGTAATTTCCATCAAGTCGTGGTAATCTGCATATGCCATATAGAATTCACAGGTGGTGAACTCTGGATTATGAGTAAGGTCGATGCCTTCATTTCTAAACTGACGCCCAATCTCGTACACTCTGTCTATCCCACCGACCACAAGCATCTGTGCAAAAAAGCAAGATGTTGAAGTGAAATGTTCACAGGTCAGACTGCAAACTGACAACTATAACTCTTGAATGAAAATCACCTTGTGGTAGAGCTCAGGAGCGATCCTCATGTAGAGGTTCATGTCAAGCTCGTTGTGGTAAGTAACAAATGGACGGGCCACAGCTCCACCAGGAATGAGGTTCATCATCGGTGTCTCAATCTAAAGaagcaataaaatgcaaaatttgtAGAGCTGTGCTTTTGTATATAATGTGTGGTCTACACAGATTTACAAACTGTAAATCTGTGTAGACCACACTTTTCCATAAGATGTATAATTAATCTCATCAGTTGTGTGACCTCATTAAAATAAAGACACCTATTCCTACCTCCAAAAATCCCAGCTGGTCCAAAAAGCTGCGCAGGTATGTGATAATTTTGGAGCGTGTTACAAACTTCTGCCTCACATAGTCATtgagaatcagatccaaatagcGCTGACGGAATCGTGTTTCCTTTGAAAGAAAGATTTCACAGTGGTTAAGAAAATAGAGTAAAAATCTGTCAAGAGATGTAGCACGTAGAAAGTCTGGTGATCATCAGTTTGGGTGATTGTGGCTAAGCTAACAGTGACAAAATCTATGTGGAACCTGGAGAAAAATGGGCCATTAGAAATAAGTTTGAGTTTTTTGatatgaaataaaattttaatttcacaataTGCATGTGTGGctttaaagaaaagaaatgaaaacaatagCTACACAgcaatggttcatatctgataaGAGCACCAGTTAAGCTGGTATGTGTTGCATGATGTTGCATGATCCTGCAATTATGACCTATCATGGCAGGTAAAGCAGAAAACTGAATGACATTAATGCTACTATTTGTTATAGGTGTGTCACTAAGCCAGGGTACACTGTCAATCCCTTTTGAGCAGTAAATATGCTATCATGTATTGACAAAGAAAAGTACATAATAAACTGATGTAACAGTCCTGTAATTTACAAAATACACAGCTCTGTGTACTGTGTTTCCTTATACAGCTGAAGAACAAAATGACTTTTTACTTGATGCAGTTTTGCACTAgagtcaaggtcaagtttatttatatagcacatttaaaaccatgcaaagtgcccaaagtgctgtacaaatctgcagattcaaatgcaagatatactaaaactactaaaataagaataaatacaagctatactaaaacagataaaaatggatACACAGTTATAGGATAAATAgcactttttatttttgttccttttctttcaTCAAGTAAACAGAAATGGTCATGTTTAAGTATGAaattttattttactattatgTGCTCTCATAAAACACACTACCTTAAACATAACTAAACTAAGACAACTTGTATTTTTGTTGAGAGAATACAAgtaattttgtattatttttacacaTTGTCTAGGAGAGAGAAAAGAGCAATTACACTTTCTATATTGTTATTCTTTAGATGTTACAGTTGATTTCTTTCTAAAAAGCACCCTGTTGGTTAATTTTGCTGCTAATTGATGGAGATGAAGTGGTTTCACTAAAGTGTGAGAAATGCAGACTACACCCCTGGCATTAATAAAAGTAAACAATGTGTAAGCATCCATGGTGTTACCTTGTCTTTCAGGCCAAAGTGAAGATGGGGCAACATGTGCAAACAAGGTGAGAGGAGGGTCATCTCAATGGGAATGATGCTCAACTCCCCTTTTTTTGTCTTCCCTGGGTTACCACGAACCCCGATAATGTCTCCACGACGCAGCTTGTTATTGATGGCGACAAAGGCCTCCTCAGATTTATAGTTTCTGCCATACAAAGATAAAAGTACAATTCCAAAAATTTCAAGTATCCACAAGGAGAAAGAGAATACTGTTCTAAATCACACAATCTGTCATGAGCTTATCATTTTTAATCCACCACGCAAAGTGAATGGTCTATTTTCTgatccagtccaactttatttttacaacactgaaaaaaacaacagttagCCAAAGTGTTGTACACAAGCATGAAGGCAAATAAAACTCATAAAGGAGTTATAGACACATACAACCAAGtgtaaaaactaaagtaaaacaataaaagccaacaTCTCAAACTGAgctaaaagccaaagagaaaagaaaatgttttaaagAAAGGATTTAAAAACAGGAAGTGAGTCAGACTGATTGATCTGCTCACCTGAGAGAGTGTAAAGGAGCATACGGCTGGAACAGGTCAGACAGATACTGTGGCTGAAACTATTTTGTCTATTATGGTCTGTCGTGTTTAGATGCAACATGAGATAAACTCACTTTGTCTCGTTGTACTACTATATAATCATGTCTGTGAACACATTTGCAAATAAATTTGCCCTGTCACCTgtttatattaacttttttttgctcttgtaTTTACAGCAACTCCACAAAGTATAGAAATCAGTGACAACTCTAAAAGGAGTTTCCAGTTTGTACCTTGAATTTGCCATAACTTGCAGTTTGACACCTTCCCCTCGGAGGTCGTAGAAAAGCAGCTTAGCACCTGAAGCCCTTTTAGCATGGACACGACCTGCCAGAAAGACAAAAGTTAAAGAATGAGGTACAATCACAACATCCTGTTCAATGACAGGGTTTTCCAAGACAAACTGAGCATCGCCTAAACTAAAGTAAGACAAAATAAATGTGGAGAGATTAAAGTTGGCTAAACAACTGAATTATGGTGATTATTTAATAAATGTGAATGGTACAGACTTTGACAGATCTAAGAATGCTGTTGCTCCTGAGTGGACTTACTCTGTTGTTTATTATCTACTCTAGCCTTTCCGAATTTCTACACAGATATTTAAATTATAACTGTAAAGAATGACGTTACTATAAGGACCAGTGAAAATAATTCTTCCATAAAGTTAGGGAAAATGCT
This sequence is a window from Sphaeramia orbicularis chromosome 3, fSphaOr1.1, whole genome shotgun sequence. Protein-coding genes within it:
- the kars1 gene encoding lysine--tRNA ligase isoform X1, with translation MLCLVRAARQQLCQAFGVSGQWLKYAPPSTVAVPAQIYGNRWKGGKSELKRRMKAEKKAAEKEAKVKDMAEQKKESNDKETANVCGLDEETLDPNQYFKIRTQAIQELKGTTEDPYPHKYHVDLSLTEFIEKYNHLQPGDHLSDVVLNVTGRVHAKRASGAKLLFYDLRGEGVKLQVMANSRNYKSEEAFVAINNKLRRGDIIGVRGNPGKTKKGELSIIPIEMTLLSPCLHMLPHLHFGLKDKETRFRQRYLDLILNDYVRQKFVTRSKIITYLRSFLDQLGFLEIETPMMNLIPGGAVARPFVTYHNELDMNLYMRIAPELYHKMLVVGGIDRVYEIGRQFRNEGIDLTHNPEFTTCEFYMAYADYHDLMEITEKLLSGMVKHITGGYKVTYHPDGPEGQAYEIDFTPPFRRVSMTHDLEKIMGVKFPPTDSYDSDETRKFFDDLCTQKGVECPPPRTTARLLDKLVGDFLEVTCINPTYICDHPQIMSPLAKWHRSQKGLTERFELFVMKKEICNAYTELNDPIRQRELFEQQAKAKAEGDDEAMFVDETFCNALEYGLPPTAGWGMGIDRLTMFLTDSNNIKEVLLFPAMKPDDNKTSAPTEGTSV
- the kars1 gene encoding lysine--tRNA ligase isoform X2, with the protein product MADVTAVDGEKLSKNELKRRMKAEKKAAEKEAKVKDMAEQKKESNDKETANVCGLDEETLDPNQYFKIRTQAIQELKGTTEDPYPHKYHVDLSLTEFIEKYNHLQPGDHLSDVVLNVTGRVHAKRASGAKLLFYDLRGEGVKLQVMANSRNYKSEEAFVAINNKLRRGDIIGVRGNPGKTKKGELSIIPIEMTLLSPCLHMLPHLHFGLKDKETRFRQRYLDLILNDYVRQKFVTRSKIITYLRSFLDQLGFLEIETPMMNLIPGGAVARPFVTYHNELDMNLYMRIAPELYHKMLVVGGIDRVYEIGRQFRNEGIDLTHNPEFTTCEFYMAYADYHDLMEITEKLLSGMVKHITGGYKVTYHPDGPEGQAYEIDFTPPFRRVSMTHDLEKIMGVKFPPTDSYDSDETRKFFDDLCTQKGVECPPPRTTARLLDKLVGDFLEVTCINPTYICDHPQIMSPLAKWHRSQKGLTERFELFVMKKEICNAYTELNDPIRQRELFEQQAKAKAEGDDEAMFVDETFCNALEYGLPPTAGWGMGIDRLTMFLTDSNNIKEVLLFPAMKPDDNKTSAPTEGTSV